Proteins from a genomic interval of Papaver somniferum cultivar HN1 chromosome 4, ASM357369v1, whole genome shotgun sequence:
- the LOC113275368 gene encoding tyrosine/DOPA decarboxylase 1-like produces MGSLPTNNLESMSICSQNPLDPDEFRRQGHMIIDFLADYYKNVESYPVRSQVEPGYLRKRLPESAPNNSESIETILQDVTNDIITGLTHWQSPNYFAYFPSSGSIAGFLGEMLSTGFNVVGFNWMSSPAATELESIVMNWLGQMLTLPKSFLFSSDGSSGGGGVLQGTTCEAILCTLTAARDKMLNKIGRENINKLVVYASDQTHCALQKAAQIAGINPKNFRAIATSKATNFGLSPNSIQSTILADIESGLVPLFLCATVGTTSSTAVDPIGPLCGVAKMYGIWVHVDAAYAGSACICPEFRHFIDGVEEADSFSLNAHKWFFTTLDCCCLWVKDSDSLVKALSTNPEYLKNKATESKQVIDYKDWQMALSRRFRSMKLWLVLRSYGIANLRTFLRSHVKMAKHFQGLIGMDNRFEIVAPRTFAMVCFRLKPTAIFKQNIAENDYIEAQTNEINAKLLESVNASGRIYMTHAVVGGVYMIRFAVGATLTEERHVTGAWKVVQEHTDALLGSLDISC; encoded by the coding sequence ATGGGTAGTCTTCCAACTAATAACCTTGAAAGCATGTCAATATGTTCACAAAACCCACTTGATCCAGATGAATTCAGAAGGCAAGGTCACATGATAATTGATTTCCTTGCCGATTACTACAAAAATGTTGAGAGTTATCCTGTCAGGAGTCAAGTCGAACCTGGCTATTTGCGGAAACGATTACCCGAATCAGCTCCAAACAactctgaatccattgaaaccatTCTTCAAGATGTCACAAATGATATCATCACTGGTCTTACTCATTGGCAGAGTCCAAATTACTTTGCTTATTTTCCTTCTAGTGGTTCCATTGCTGGGTTCCTCGGTGAAATGCTTAGTACCGGATTTAATGTTGTTGGTTTCAATTGGATGTCTTCACCAGCTGCAACCGAGTTGGAAAGTATTGTTATGAACTGGCTCGGTCAAATGCTTACACTTCCCAAGTCATTTCTCTTCTCGTCAGATGGAAGTTCAGGAGGAGGAGGTGTTCTACAAGGCACTACTTGTGAAGCCATTTTATGTACACTAACTGCAGCAAGAGATAAAATGTTGAACAAAATCGGTAGAGAAAATATTAACAAGCTAGTTGTCTATGCTTCTGATCAAACTCATTGTGCCCTGCAAAAAGCTGCTCAAATTGCTGGGATAAACCCAAAGAACTTCCGTGCTATCGCTACTTCAAAGGCTACAAACTTTGGGCTGTCACCCAATTCGATTCAATCTACAATTCTCGCTGATATCGAATCTGGATTAGTTCCATTGTTTCTATGTGCTACGGTCGGTACAACTTCATCAACAGCAGTAGATCCTATCGGTCCCCTTTGCGGGGTTGCTAAAATGTATGGTATTTGGGTTCATGTGGATGCAGCGTATGCCGGAAGTGCTTGTATTTGCCCAGAGTTCAGGCACTTCATTGATGGTGTGGAGGAGGCAGACTCATTTAGTCTAAATGCACACAAGTGGTTCTTCACTACTTTAGATTGCTGTTGTTTATGGGTTAAAGACTCTGATTCACTTGTTAAGGCATTATCAACAAATCCAGAGTATTTGAAGAACAAAGCAACTGAATCAAAACAAGTTATTGATTACAAGGATTGGCAAATGGCTCTCAGCCGAAGATTTCGGTCCATGAAGCTTTGGTTAGTACTTCGCAGCTACGGAATAGCCAACTTAAGAACTTTCCTTCGGAGTCATGTTAAAATGGCTAAGCATTTTCAAGGGCTCATTGGCATGGATAACAGGTTTGAAATTGTAGCTCCTAGAACATTTGCAATGGTCTGTTTTCGCCTTAAACCAACAGCAATATTCAAGCAAAACATAGCCGAAAATGATTACATTGAAGCTCAAACAAATGAGATCAATGCGAAACTGCTTGAATCAGTCAATGCATCCGGCCGGATATATATGACTCATGCTGTTGTTGGAGGGGTGTACATGATCCGGTTTGCTGTTGGGGCAACACTGACAGAGGAACGACACGTGACCGGGGCATGGAAGGTGGTGCAAGAGCATACAGACGCCCTACTTGGTTCCTTGGATATCTCTTGTTAA